Proteins from one Coregonus clupeaformis isolate EN_2021a chromosome 29, ASM2061545v1, whole genome shotgun sequence genomic window:
- the LOC121544213 gene encoding vegetative cell wall protein gp1-like — translation MVVGDDTQPAQELGFNSVMPPQPACHAPSACLSCPLSLPVMPPQPACHAPSACLSCPPACLSCPPSLPVMPPSLPVMPPSLPVMPPQPACHAPSACLSCPLSLPVMPPQPACHAPSACLSCPPLPACHAPSLPVMPPQPACHAPSACLSCPLSLPVMPPQPACHAPLCLPVMPPSLPVMPHQPACHAPSACLSCPLCLPVMPHQPACHAPQPACHAPLSLPVMPPSLPVMPPACMSCPLSLPVMPPQPACHAPSACLSCPPQPACHAPSACLSCPLSLPVMPPSLPVMSPQPACHAPLSLPVMPPSACLSCPPACLSCPLSLPVMPPLPACHAPSACLSCPLSLPVMPPQPACHAPSACLSCPLSLPVMPPQPACHAPLSLPVMPPSACLSCPPQPACHAPPACLSCPLSLPVMPPQPACHAPSACLSCPPSLPVMPPQPACHAPSACLSCPPSACLSCPLSLPVMPPLPACHAPSACLSCPPSLPVMPPQPACHAPQPACHAPSACLSCPLSLPVMPPQPACHAPSACLSCPLSLPVMPPQPACHAPSACLSCPLCLPVMPP, via the coding sequence ATGGTGGTTGGGGATGATACCCAGCCTGCCCAGGAGCTGGGATTCAACTCAGTCATGCCCCCTCAGCCTGCCTGTCATGCCCCCTCAGCCTGCCTGTCATGCCCCCTCAGCCTGCCTGTCATGCCCCCTCAGCCTGCCTGTCATGCCCCATCAGCCTGCCTGTCATGCCCCCCAGCCTGCCTGTCATGCCCCCCCAGCCTGCCTGTCATGCCCCCCAGCCTGCCTGTCATGCCCCCCAGCCTGCCTGTCATGCCCCCTCAGCCTGCCTGTCATGCCCCCTCAGCCTGCCTGTCATGCCCCCTCAGCCTGCCTGTCATGCCCCCTCAGCCTGCCTGTCATGCCCCCTCAGCCTGCCTGTCATGCCCCCCTCTGCCTGCCTGTCATGCCCCCAGCCTGCCTGTCATGCCCCCTCAGCCTGCCTGTCATGCCCCCTCTGCCTGCCTGTCATGCCCCCTCAGCCTGCCTGTCATGCCCCCTCAGCCTGCCTGTCATGCCCCCCTCTGCCTGCCTGTCATGCCCCCCAGCCTGCCTGTCATGCCCCATCAGCCTGCCTGTCATGCCCCCTCAGCCTGCCTGTCATGCCCCCTCTGCCTGCCTGTCATGCCCCATCAGCCTGCCTGTCATGCCCCCCAGCCTGCCTGTCATGCCCCCCTCAGCCTGCCTGTCATGCCCCCCAGCCTGCCTGTCATGCCCCCAGCCTGCATGTCATGCCCCCTCAGCCTGCCTGTCATGCCCCCTCAGCCTGCCTGTCATGCCCCCTCAGCCTGCCTGTCATGCCCCCCTCAGCCTGCCTGTCATGCCCCCTCAGCCTGCCTGTCATGCCCCCTCAGCCTGCCTGTCATGCCCCCCAGCCTGCCTGTCATGTCCCCTCAGCCTGCCTGTCATGCCCCCCTCAGCCTGCCTGTCATGCCCCCCTCAGCCTGCCTGTCATGCCCCCCAGCCTGCCTGTCATGCCCCCTCAGCCTGCCTGTCATGCCCCCTCTGCCTGCCTGTCATGCCCCCTCTGCCTGCCTGTCATGCCCCCTCAGCCTGCCTGTCATGCCCCCCCAGCCTGCCTGTCATGCCCCCTCAGCCTGCCTGTCATGCCCCCTCAGCCTGCCTGTCATGCCCCCTCAGCCTGCCTGTCATGCCCCCCTCAGCCTGCCTGTCATGCCCCCCTCAGCCTGCCTGTCATGCCCCCCTCAGCCTGCCTGTCATGCCCCCCCAGCCTGCCTGTCATGCCCCCTCAGCCTGCCTGTCATGCCCCCTCAGCCTGCCTGTCATGCCCCCTCAGCCTGCCTGTCATGCCCCCCCAGCCTGCCTGTCATGCCCCCTCAGCCTGCCTGTCATGCCCCCTCTGCCTGCCTGTCATGCCCCCCCTCTGCCTGCCTGTCATGCCCCCTCAGCCTGCCTGTCATGCCCCCTCTGCCTGCCTGTCATGCCCCCTCAGCCTGCCTGTCATGCCCCCCCAGCCTGCCTGTCATGCCCCCTCAGCCTGCCTGTCATGCCCCTCAGCCTGCCTGTCATGCCCCCTCAGCCTGCCTGTCATGCCCCCTCAGCCTGCCTGTCATGCCCCCTCAGCCTGCCTGTCATGCCCCCTCAGCCTGCCTGTCATGCCCCCTCAGCCTGCCTGTCATGCCCCCTCAGCCTGCCTGTCATGCCCCCTCAGCCTGCCTGTCATGCCCCCTCTGCCTGCCTGTCATGCCCCCCTAG